The proteins below are encoded in one region of Patescibacteria group bacterium:
- a CDS encoding vitamin B12-dependent ribonucleotide reductase produces MAQVDPQTKITEPIPAIVRPGRPPKAEVPNSKHQIPNTQNSTNTNISIVPPMPEDLPQGHWSEQAEKVLRERYLLKNESGEILETADQMCWRVAWDIACAEANFGHSYERIMEVARQYYHLLATHEFLPNSPTLMNAGKNNGLQYSGCYVLPIDDSLIGIFDGIKYAAIIHQSGGGTGFSFSRLRPAGSRVGSSHGVASGPVSFLQVYDSATEQIKQGGSRRGANMGVLRIDHPDVLKFIHCKEDGGITNFNISVAVTDKFIQAVKEGTTYDLIDPHTKKVTAQLDARQVMEEIAQGAWKTGDPGLIFIDRINAGSGNPVPSLGPVETTNPCGEQPLYPFDVCNLGSIFLTYFVKDNNGQKEVDWEKLEKVTKLAVRFLDSVIERNPYPLPQVREMSRLIRRIGLGVGGWADMLVQLGIPYNSDEAIVLAEKVMGFVKEKSHEASQELAQERGTFPMFAESIYRDGPAMRNATVTTIAPTGSIGVIAHTSTGIEPLFAIAFKHVVKDKFLDREMSYFNNYFEKAAIGQSWYTPEVKEKIVTQGTIAHINEIPEEVRRVFATAHEISYDWHVKMQAAFQKYTDNAVSKTINLPHDATAEDIKNAYLLAYETGCMGITVYRDGCKDMQVLNLGTKTKEAKEEPKTNGHAVTAAAEIMPRPVKVDGATYKIETPLGRAYITVNQDAEGNPYEVFISVGKAGSEVAAMAEAIGRLISTTLRFGNHLPARERAREIVNQLHGIGGGSAVGFGPNRVRSLPDAVAKAISMHFGLSGQIDIANLKLDAEAQRAKAEDPTLSPKYLSAKRDLCPSCGAAAFVFEEGCSKCYACGYSKC; encoded by the coding sequence ATGGCGCAAGTTGATCCGCAAACCAAAATTACCGAACCGATTCCGGCTATTGTCCGGCCGGGGCGCCCACCAAAGGCGGAAGTTCCAAATTCCAAGCACCAAATTCCAAACACCCAGAACTCTACTAATACCAATATTAGTATTGTGCCGCCGATGCCGGAAGATCTGCCTCAGGGTCACTGGAGCGAACAGGCGGAAAAAGTCCTGCGGGAAAGATATCTTCTAAAAAACGAAAGCGGCGAGATTCTGGAAACTGCGGATCAGATGTGCTGGCGGGTTGCCTGGGACATAGCTTGCGCTGAAGCCAATTTCGGCCACAGCTACGAGAGGATTATGGAAGTAGCCCGGCAGTATTATCACCTTCTGGCCACCCACGAATTCTTGCCCAATTCTCCAACCTTAATGAATGCCGGCAAAAATAACGGCTTGCAGTACAGCGGCTGTTACGTGTTGCCGATTGACGACTCATTAATCGGCATTTTTGACGGGATCAAATACGCTGCCATTATCCACCAAAGCGGTGGGGGCACGGGTTTTTCTTTTTCGAGATTGCGGCCGGCCGGGTCCCGGGTTGGTTCTTCACATGGAGTGGCTTCCGGGCCGGTATCCTTTCTGCAGGTTTACGACAGCGCTACTGAACAAATTAAACAGGGCGGGTCTCGCCGGGGTGCCAACATGGGAGTGTTACGCATTGACCATCCCGATGTTTTGAAATTCATTCATTGTAAAGAAGACGGCGGGATAACAAACTTCAATATTTCCGTGGCCGTCACCGATAAGTTTATTCAGGCTGTAAAAGAGGGGACTACTTATGATCTTATTGACCCGCACACCAAAAAAGTGACTGCTCAACTGGATGCCCGTCAGGTGATGGAAGAAATTGCTCAGGGGGCCTGGAAAACCGGTGACCCGGGCCTGATTTTTATTGACCGGATAAACGCGGGGTCGGGCAATCCCGTGCCGTCTTTGGGCCCGGTAGAGACCACAAACCCCTGCGGCGAGCAACCACTCTATCCGTTTGATGTCTGCAATCTCGGCAGTATCTTCTTAACCTACTTTGTTAAAGATAATAATGGCCAAAAAGAGGTTGATTGGGAAAAACTGGAAAAAGTGACCAAACTGGCTGTCCGGTTTCTGGATAGCGTCATTGAAAGAAATCCTTACCCGCTTCCCCAGGTGCGGGAAATGTCCCGCTTGATCCGCCGGATTGGCCTGGGAGTAGGGGGCTGGGCGGACATGCTTGTCCAGTTGGGTATTCCCTATAACAGCGATGAAGCCATTGTCCTGGCGGAAAAAGTGATGGGCTTTGTCAAGGAAAAGTCGCACGAAGCCTCACAAGAATTAGCACAAGAGCGCGGGACTTTTCCCATGTTTGCCGAAAGTATTTACCGAGACGGTCCGGCGATGCGTAACGCTACAGTGACGACCATTGCCCCGACCGGTTCCATTGGCGTGATTGCTCACACTTCGACCGGCATTGAACCACTGTTTGCCATCGCTTTCAAGCATGTCGTCAAAGATAAATTTCTGGACCGGGAAATGAGTTACTTTAATAATTATTTTGAAAAAGCCGCAATCGGTCAGTCCTGGTATACCCCGGAAGTCAAAGAAAAAATTGTCACCCAGGGAACTATTGCCCATATTAACGAAATCCCCGAAGAAGTCCGCCGGGTCTTTGCCACGGCTCACGAAATTTCTTATGACTGGCATGTCAAAATGCAGGCGGCTTTTCAAAAATACACCGATAACGCCGTGTCTAAAACAATAAATCTTCCTCATGACGCCACCGCTGAAGACATTAAAAATGCCTACCTTTTGGCCTACGAGACGGGCTGCATGGGGATCACAGTCTACCGTGACGGCTGCAAAGACATGCAGGTGTTAAATTTGGGGACCAAAACCAAAGAGGCTAAAGAAGAACCCAAGACTAACGGCCACGCAGTGACGGCGGCCGCGGAAATAATGCCGCGGCCGGTGAAAGTGGACGGAGCCACTTATAAAATCGAAACGCCTTTAGGCCGGGCTTACATTACCGTTAACCAGGATGCCGAAGGCAATCCCTACGAAGTTTTTATCAGCGTCGGCAAGGCGGGTTCAGAAGTAGCGGCTATGGCCGAAGCGATCGGAAGACTAATATCCACGACTTTGCGTTTTGGTAATCATCTGCCGGCCCGCGAACGGGCCAGGGAGATAGTTAACCAATTGCATGGCATTGGCGGTGGCAGTGCCGTCGGCTTTGGACCCAACCGGGTTCGCAGCTTACCCGATGCGGTGGCCAAAGCGATCAGCATGCATTTTGGGTTAAGCGGCCAAATTGATATTGCCAATTTGAAACTGGACGCGGAAGCGCAAAGAGCCAAAGCCGAAGACCCAACCCTTAGTCCTAAATATCTTTCCGCCAAGCGTGATCTTTGTCCCTCCTGCGGGGCCGCAGCCTTTGTTTTTGAAGAAGGCTGCTCCAAATGTTACGCCTGTGGCTATTCAAAATGCTAA
- the pgk gene encoding phosphoglycerate kinase yields the protein MMKLLTIDQEEVKEKRVLVRGDIDVPLQIPSSKSQIPIITDDTRLQAMKPMLEYLIKNEASEIILCGHIGRPEGKVRPELSTKPVQEWISGKVGKQVRVLENLRFDPREEANDESFARELAAMADIYINEAFAACEREHASIVGVPKLLPHYAGFRLAEEVEKLSRVMDNPERPMLVIIGGAKLETKLPVITKMVQAADEIVVGGKLLGEIKDKGSGTKIHYLELTDGGKDVTLESIDANKEAIADAATIVWNGPMGVVEDYTFQVGTRRIAELVASNQKANKIIGGGDTIGFVNKLGLLDKFQWVSTGGGSMLKFLAGEKLPGIEALYDQTGN from the coding sequence ATGATGAAACTGTTAACAATTGATCAGGAAGAAGTGAAGGAGAAGCGGGTGCTGGTAAGGGGAGATATTGACGTTCCGCTTCAAATTCCAAGCTCCAAATCCCAAATTCCAATAATCACTGACGACACACGACTGCAAGCGATGAAACCGATGCTGGAATACCTTATTAAAAACGAGGCTTCGGAAATAATTCTTTGCGGACATATAGGCAGGCCGGAAGGGAAAGTGAGGCCGGAGTTGTCAACTAAACCCGTACAAGAATGGATAAGCGGGAAAGTGGGTAAGCAGGTAAGGGTTTTAGAAAACTTAAGGTTCGACCCGAGAGAAGAGGCCAATGATGAAAGTTTCGCGCGCGAATTGGCCGCAATGGCGGATATTTATATTAATGAAGCTTTTGCCGCTTGCGAGAGAGAACACGCGTCTATCGTCGGAGTACCGAAGCTGCTCCCGCATTACGCTGGATTTAGGTTAGCGGAAGAGGTAGAAAAATTAAGCAGGGTAATGGATAACCCGGAGAGACCAATGCTGGTAATTATCGGCGGAGCGAAGTTGGAAACAAAACTGCCGGTCATTACAAAAATGGTGCAAGCGGCTGATGAGATAGTTGTGGGAGGGAAATTGTTGGGGGAGATAAAGGACAAAGGATCCGGAACAAAGATCCACTACCTTGAATTGACTGACGGCGGGAAAGATGTCACACTGGAATCAATCGACGCTAATAAAGAGGCGATTGCCGACGCAGCGACCATTGTCTGGAACGGGCCGATGGGAGTAGTGGAGGACTACACCTTTCAAGTTGGCACTAGGAGAATCGCCGAATTGGTCGCCAGCAATCAAAAGGCGAATAAGATTATCGGTGGCGGGGATACAATTGGATTTGTGAATAAGTTGGGGTTATTAGATAAGTTTCAGTGGGTGAGCACGGGCGGAGGGAGCATGCTGAAATTTTTAGCCGGGGAAAAACTACCCGGCATTGAAGCACTTTATGATCAGACTGGCAATTAA
- a CDS encoding DUF5667 domain-containing protein gives MKKVSLFVLVLFFLSLSFSKSILAAGVEYNLPYPGILPDSPLYIFKVARDNLFELILLDPKQKAFYLLLMADKRLSAGFILINNGKTDLGVTTITQGQQDYTRAVDLAVKNKDANLLSKLAVAGAKHEEVITLLQPKVTDNKSAELQKALDADQNDKNRVLELSMTK, from the coding sequence ATGAAAAAAGTTAGTCTCTTTGTTCTGGTTCTATTCTTTCTGAGTCTGTCCTTTTCCAAATCAATTTTGGCGGCCGGAGTGGAGTACAACCTGCCTTACCCGGGGATTTTGCCGGATAGCCCGCTTTATATTTTCAAAGTAGCCCGGGATAATCTTTTCGAGTTGATTTTGCTGGACCCAAAACAAAAAGCCTTTTATCTGCTTCTTATGGCGGACAAACGGTTGTCAGCCGGATTTATTCTGATTAATAACGGCAAAACTGATTTGGGAGTGACCACAATTACTCAGGGGCAGCAGGATTACACTCGGGCCGTGGACTTGGCGGTTAAAAATAAAGACGCAAATCTGCTGTCGAAACTGGCCGTGGCCGGAGCCAAACACGAGGAAGTGATTACTCTTTTACAGCCAAAAGTTACTGATAATAAAAGTGCCGAATTGCAAAAAGCTCTCGACGCCGACCAAAATGACAAAAACCGAGTACTGGAGTTATCGATGACGAAGTAA
- the gap gene encoding type I glyceraldehyde-3-phosphate dehydrogenase codes for MIRLAINGYGRIGRVAHRVILERFSDQIEIAAINGGASTDTVGWAYLLKYDTAYGILNNHLVAGEPGKLVVDGRDIPFLTEKDPAKLPWKDLNIDVVLECTGQFTTAEKIKPHLDAGAKKVVLSAPAKDSTIKTFVLDVNLDPGVKTMSGASNLPADQVISNASCTTNCISPVAQIMVEKFGVNKAMMTTMHAYTSDQRLQDGGHKDYRRARAAGQNIIPTTTGAAIAATETVPELKGLFTGVAIRVPVIVGSLSDFTFHLKRTTTVEEVNGVLKTAAESPRYKNVLEVSSDPLVSSDIVGNPHSAIVDLSLTQVAGGDLVKVFAWYDNEWGYANRLVEEAILVGS; via the coding sequence ATGATCAGACTGGCAATTAACGGTTACGGGCGGATTGGCCGGGTGGCTCATCGGGTGATTTTGGAAAGATTTTCCGACCAGATAGAGATTGCCGCGATTAACGGTGGCGCTTCCACGGATACGGTTGGCTGGGCCTACCTTCTGAAATATGACACGGCGTACGGGATTTTGAATAATCATCTGGTTGCCGGCGAGCCGGGAAAACTGGTCGTTGACGGAAGAGACATTCCTTTTTTAACGGAAAAGGATCCGGCCAAATTGCCCTGGAAAGATCTTAATATCGATGTAGTGCTCGAATGCACCGGTCAATTTACTACGGCGGAAAAAATTAAACCCCATCTGGATGCCGGAGCCAAAAAAGTAGTTTTGTCCGCGCCGGCTAAAGACAGCACCATTAAAACTTTTGTTCTGGATGTCAATTTGGATCCCGGAGTCAAAACAATGTCCGGAGCTTCAAACTTACCTGCCGATCAAGTAATTTCTAACGCTTCCTGCACGACCAACTGCATTTCCCCGGTGGCTCAGATTATGGTCGAGAAATTTGGCGTTAATAAGGCCATGATGACCACCATGCACGCCTACACTTCCGACCAAAGGCTTCAGGATGGGGGCCACAAAGATTACCGCCGGGCGCGGGCAGCCGGCCAAAACATTATCCCAACCACGACCGGAGCCGCCATTGCCGCCACCGAAACCGTGCCGGAATTAAAAGGTCTGTTTACCGGGGTTGCCATAAGAGTTCCGGTGATCGTGGGGTCGCTTTCCGATTTTACTTTTCATTTAAAGCGGACTACGACCGTCGAAGAAGTAAACGGTGTTTTGAAAACAGCGGCTGAAAGCCCGCGGTACAAAAATGTCCTGGAAGTATCCAGCGACCCCCTGGTTTCCTCGGATATCGTCGGCAATCCGCACTCGGCTATAGTCGATTTGTCATTGACTCAGGTTGCCGGCGGGGATTTAGTTAAGGTTTTTGCCTGGTATGATAACGAATGGGGTTATGCAAACAGATTGGTCGAAGAAGCGATATTAGTCGGGAGCTAA